From one Paramormyrops kingsleyae isolate MSU_618 chromosome 1, PKINGS_0.4, whole genome shotgun sequence genomic stretch:
- the nop58 gene encoding nucleolar protein 58 has protein sequence MLVLFETAAGYAIFKVLDEQKLQEVDSLWKEFETPEKANKIVKLKHFEKFQDTTEALAAATALVEGKIGKSLKKVLKKVVAKEAHEQLAIHDAKLGGVIKEKLNLSCVHSPAVAELMRGIRNQMEGLITGLPPRDFSAMSLGLAHSLSRYKLKFSPDKVDTMIVQAISLLDDLDKELNNYIMRCREWYGWHFPELGKIVTDNLAYCKAIRKIGDRTNVASTDLSDILPEEVEAEVKLAAEISMGTEVSEQDICNIVHLCDQVIEISEYRAQLYDYLKNRMMAIAPNLTVMVGELVGARLIAHAGSLLNLAKHPASTVQILGAEKALFRALKTKRDTPKYGLIYHASLVGQTTAKNKGKISRMLAAKAALAIRYDALGEDTNAEMGVENRAKLEVRLRQLEEKGIRRISGAGKALARADKYQHKSDVKVYDPSADSTIPTASKKRRFEEVEESEEPVEVKPKKVKKESVPQEAEAEMETETPKKKKKKKKEKAEVVEEPEEVAEEEVEVAPASEETTEKKKKKKKKKIKEEEED, from the exons ATGTTGGTGCTCTTTGAGACTGCTGCGGGCTATGctatttttaaa gTCTTAGATGAGCAGAAGCTGCAAGAGGTCGACAGCCTTTGGAAAGAGTTCGAAACGCCAGAGAAAGcgaataaaat AGTTAAACTAAAACATTTCGAGAAGTTCCAGGACACCACAGAAGCATTAGCAG CTGCCACAGCACTGGTGGAGGGGAAGATTGGGAAGAGCCTGAAGAAAGTCCTCAAGAAGGTTGTGGCCAAAGAGGCCCATGAGCAGCTGGCCATCCATGATGCCAAACTGGGTGGAGTCATTAAG GAAAAGCTGAACCTGAGCTGTGTGCACAGCCCCGCTGTCGCCGAGCTCATGAGGGGCATCCGGAATCAGATGGAGGGGCTGATCACGGGGCTGCCCCCGCGCGACTTCAGCGCCATGTCCCTGGGTCTGGCGCACAG CCTCTCTCGATACAAGCTCAAGTTCAGCCCTGACAAAGTGGACACCATGATTGTGCAAGCCATCT CTCTTCTGGATGACCTGGACAAGGAACTGAACAACTACATTATGCGCTGTAGGGAGTGGTATGGCTGGCATTTCCCTGAGCTGGGAAAGATTGTAACTGACAACTTGGCGTACTGCAAGGCCATCCGTAAGATCG GTGACCGCACCAACGTGGCAAGTACCGACCTTTCGGACATCCTACCCGAGGAGGTGGAGGCGGAGGTCAAGCTGGCGGCAGAGATCTCCATGGGGACAGAGGTGTCGGAGCAGGACATCTGCAACATCGTGCACCTGTGTGACCAG GTGATCGAGATTTCAGAATACCGTGCGCAGTTGTACGACTACCTGAAGAACCGCATGATGGCCATCGCCCCCAATCTGACGGTCATGGTGGGGGAGCTGGTGGGGGCTCGGCTGATTGCGCATGCAG GGTCTCTGTTGAACTTGGCCAAGCACCCGGCCTCCACGGTTCAGATCCTGGGGGCTGAGAAGGCCCTCTTCAGGGCACTGAAAACCAAGCGAGACACCCCGAAATATGGGCTCATTTACCACGCCTCTCTCGTGGGTCAGACCACAGCTAAGAATAAGGGCAAG ATCTCCAGAATGCTCGCTGCCAAGGCGGCACTGGCTATCCGCTACGATGCTCTCGGGGAGGATACCAACGCGGAGATGGGTGTGGAGAACCGCGCCAAGCTGGAGGTCAGGCTGCGGCAGCTCGAGGAGAAGGGG ATCCGACGTATCAGTGGGGCAGGAAAAGCACTGGCCAGGGCTGACAAATACCAGCACAAGAG CGACGTCAAAGTGTACGATCCCTCTGCTGACTCCACGATCCCCACGGCCTCCAAAAAGAGGCGGTTTGAGGAAGTAGAGGAGAGCGAGGAGCCAGTGGAAGTCAAACCCAAGAAGGTTAAAAAGGAATCTGTACCACAAG AAGCTGAGGCAGAAATGGAAACGGAAACTcccaagaagaaaaagaagaagaagaaggaaaaGGCAGAAGTGGTGGAGGAGCCTGAGGAAGTGGCAGAGGAAGAGGTGGAGGTCGCCCCGGCCAGTGAAGAG ACaacagaaaagaagaaaaagaagaagaaaaagaaaatcaaggaggaggaagaggactGA